In bacterium, the following are encoded in one genomic region:
- a CDS encoding cysteine desulfurase: protein MKTIEDIRRDFPILGLKVNGKSLVYLDSAASSQKPMQVLNAYCGFCESRYANVHRGVHTLAEGATADYEDARRLVAEFVNADPTGVVFTRGTTESINLVAYAYGRKFIKHGQAILLTPMEHHANLVPWQLLAQFVGAELRFWPLTEDGRLDMDGGRKLLDSRVAMVAVTHVSNVLGTINPVREIAELAHGVGAKVLIDGAQAVPHMPVDIREIDPDFYAFSGHKMCGPTGIGVLWGRPEILDDMDPFMTGGEMIREVWLDHATWAEVPHKFEAGTPPITETVSLGAAVRYLQQITPDWIAAHDRELGSLAWEKLQREPGVTLYGPADHRGAIVTFHVDGIHPHDLAGLLDREGIAIRAGHHCTQPLHRWLGVQATARASFYLYNTPEEIDRLVEGIRVAKKVLQVV, encoded by the coding sequence ATGAAGACGATTGAAGATATTCGGCGGGATTTTCCGATTCTCGGGCTGAAGGTGAACGGCAAGTCACTGGTCTACCTCGACAGCGCGGCCAGCAGCCAGAAGCCTATGCAGGTGCTGAACGCCTATTGCGGATTCTGCGAGTCGCGCTACGCGAACGTGCATCGCGGCGTGCATACGCTGGCGGAGGGCGCGACCGCCGATTACGAGGACGCGCGTCGTTTGGTGGCCGAGTTCGTGAACGCCGATCCGACGGGAGTGGTGTTCACGCGCGGTACCACCGAGTCAATAAATTTGGTGGCGTACGCCTACGGGCGGAAGTTCATCAAGCACGGTCAGGCGATTCTGCTGACGCCGATGGAGCACCACGCGAATCTGGTTCCGTGGCAGCTACTGGCGCAGTTCGTGGGCGCAGAGCTGAGATTTTGGCCGCTGACGGAAGACGGGCGATTGGACATGGACGGTGGTCGCAAACTGCTCGATTCGCGGGTGGCGATGGTGGCGGTCACGCACGTTTCGAACGTCTTGGGAACGATCAATCCGGTGCGCGAAATCGCGGAACTGGCGCACGGCGTGGGCGCAAAAGTACTGATTGACGGCGCGCAGGCGGTGCCGCATATGCCGGTGGATATTCGAGAGATTGATCCGGATTTCTATGCGTTTTCCGGTCACAAGATGTGCGGACCGACGGGAATCGGCGTGTTGTGGGGACGGCCGGAGATTCTCGATGACATGGATCCGTTCATGACCGGCGGCGAGATGATCCGCGAAGTGTGGCTCGATCACGCGACGTGGGCGGAAGTGCCGCACAAGTTCGAGGCGGGTACGCCGCCGATCACCGAAACGGTGAGCCTCGGCGCAGCGGTGCGCTATCTGCAGCAGATCACTCCCGACTGGATCGCGGCTCATGATCGCGAACTCGGAAGTCTGGCATGGGAGAAACTTCAACGCGAACCGGGCGTAACGCTGTACGGACCGGCGGATCATCGGGGAGCCATCGTGACGTTTCACGTGGATGGAATTCATCCGCACGACTTAGCGGGTCTTCTGGACCGCGAGGGGATTGCGATCCGGGCCGGGCATCACTGCACTCAGCCGTTGCATCGTTGGCTGGGAGTGCAGGCGACGGCGCGGGCCAGTTTCTATCTCTACAACACGCCTGAGGAAATTGACCGGCTGGTGGAAGGCATTCGCGTCGCCAAGAAGGTGCTGCAAGTTGTTTGA
- a CDS encoding non-heme iron oxygenase ferredoxin subunit — protein sequence MSDSEFIRVCSVSDVPEGEARAFKRDGIEIAIVRSEGKFYAIHNVCSHEHEHLHEGWIEGEQIECPRHGAQFDLKTGKALSLPATNAISVYEVKIEGEDVLVAMRDEG from the coding sequence ATGAGCGATAGCGAGTTCATACGTGTTTGTTCGGTCAGTGATGTTCCGGAAGGGGAAGCGCGGGCTTTCAAACGCGACGGGATTGAGATCGCCATAGTGCGAAGCGAGGGGAAGTTCTACGCGATTCACAACGTCTGCTCACATGAGCATGAACATCTTCATGAGGGCTGGATCGAGGGCGAGCAGATCGAGTGCCCGCGGCACGGTGCGCAGTTTGATTTGAAGACAGGAAAAGCTCTTTCGCTTCCCGCGACGAATGCGATTTCCGTCTATGAAGTGAAGATCGAGGGGGAGGATGTGCTGGTAGCGATGAGGGATGAGGGATGA
- the sufD gene encoding Fe-S cluster assembly protein SufD, translating into MNENTALFLRETAGRCWSESDLARALEQARNAPIPSRLEEDWRRTDPEEFPWDKLEAVDVFNTTREISLKALGSGEVAGIVPLETRCDEHCRALQIIAGDDYDAKFLYYHKALGRDPVCFRVPKGFAGDPVELVQTARGPGLATFTTVLVVEPGAELVLYDRWEVGENAAAAIGRTEVIVQEGGKLVYLQEDAAGDEGYLYRRARVHLEKDARLEWYSATPGAKWHAARLEIALNGPGAEAMFKGLFAGSGRTRADHRTHQYHNAPQCRSELVIKTLLAGHAHSVYQGTINVPQQSQKTDAYQQCRNLLLNKEARADAIPKLEIIADDVRCTHGASMGSLNAEQLFYLQTRGLTRWQATVAIASGFAEEIIRHVPVPTVQQRWRTMVSRTIGKAQEKRDEG; encoded by the coding sequence ATGAACGAGAACACGGCGCTGTTTCTGCGCGAGACGGCGGGCCGCTGCTGGAGCGAGAGCGATCTGGCGCGGGCGCTGGAACAGGCACGAAACGCTCCCATTCCATCGCGACTGGAGGAAGACTGGCGGCGCACGGACCCGGAGGAGTTTCCGTGGGACAAACTCGAAGCGGTGGACGTTTTCAATACGACGCGCGAGATTTCGCTGAAGGCGCTGGGCAGCGGCGAAGTGGCGGGGATCGTTCCACTCGAAACACGCTGCGACGAGCACTGCCGCGCGCTGCAAATCATCGCGGGCGATGACTACGACGCGAAGTTCCTGTACTATCACAAAGCGCTGGGTCGCGATCCGGTGTGCTTTCGCGTGCCGAAGGGATTTGCGGGAGATCCGGTGGAGCTTGTGCAAACCGCGCGCGGGCCGGGACTGGCCACGTTCACGACCGTGCTGGTGGTGGAGCCGGGAGCCGAGCTGGTGCTCTATGACCGGTGGGAGGTCGGTGAGAATGCAGCGGCGGCGATTGGACGAACGGAAGTGATCGTTCAGGAAGGCGGGAAGCTCGTCTATCTTCAGGAAGACGCGGCGGGAGACGAAGGATATTTGTATCGCCGCGCGCGCGTTCATCTTGAGAAAGATGCGAGGCTCGAATGGTATTCGGCGACGCCGGGCGCGAAATGGCACGCCGCTCGTCTGGAAATCGCGCTGAACGGTCCGGGCGCGGAAGCGATGTTCAAAGGGCTGTTTGCGGGATCAGGCAGAACGCGAGCCGATCATCGCACGCACCAATACCACAACGCTCCGCAGTGCCGCTCGGAATTGGTCATAAAAACTCTGCTCGCCGGACATGCGCATTCGGTCTATCAGGGAACGATCAACGTGCCGCAGCAGTCGCAGAAGACCGACGCCTATCAGCAATGTCGCAATCTACTCTTGAACAAAGAAGCGCGGGCGGACGCGATTCCCAAACTGGAGATCATCGCCGATGACGTTCGCTGCACACACGGGGCTTCAATGGGTTCGCTGAACGCCGAGCAGCTTTTCTATCTGCAGACGAGGGGACTGACGCGCTGGCAGGCGACGGTGGCGATTGCCTCGGGCTTTGCCGAGGAAATCATCCGACACGTTCCTGTTCCAACGGTGCAGCAGCGCTGGCGGACAATGGTGTCAAGGACGATCGGGAAGGCGCAAGAGAAGAGGGATGAGGGATGA
- the sufB gene encoding Fe-S cluster assembly protein SufB — protein MSEHKPKSFELDLDNYERYGFHVAEKSVFRLPRGLSREVVEAISEEKGEPDWMLAIRLKGLEYFLRKPTPMWGPRIDDIDYDNIFYYIKPTDKVTNDWDAVPAEIRETYDKLGIPEAEKKFLAGVGAQYESEVVYHSLQEQWAKQGVVFLDTDTGLKEYPDLYKEYFSKLVPPGDNKLAALNTAVWSGGSFIYVPKGVHMTIPLQAYFRINAKNMGQFERTLIIADEGSFVHYVEGCTAPVYSSDSLHAAVVEIYVKKHARVRYTTIQNWSRNVYNLVTKRTLAEEDATMEWVDCNLGSKITMKYPSVYMVGRGARADILSVAYAGNGQHTEAGAKVHHRAPDTTSVIVSKSISRGGGRTSYRGLVEVTEDAPRSKSNVSCDALLLDDHSRSDTYPYMNIRHDEVELGHEATVSKIGDEQVFYLQSRGISEAEAMTLIVRGFIEPVVKELPMEYALEMNRLIQLQMEGSVG, from the coding sequence ATGAGTGAACATAAACCGAAGAGCTTCGAACTCGACTTGGATAACTACGAGCGCTACGGATTTCACGTGGCCGAGAAGAGCGTATTCCGGCTGCCACGAGGTCTGAGCCGCGAGGTCGTAGAAGCGATCTCCGAGGAAAAGGGCGAGCCGGACTGGATGCTTGCGATCCGGCTCAAGGGGCTTGAGTATTTTCTGCGCAAGCCGACGCCGATGTGGGGCCCGCGGATTGACGACATTGACTACGACAACATTTTCTATTACATCAAGCCGACCGATAAAGTCACCAATGACTGGGACGCCGTGCCCGCCGAGATCCGCGAGACCTACGACAAGCTGGGTATTCCCGAGGCGGAGAAGAAATTCCTGGCGGGCGTGGGCGCGCAGTATGAATCAGAAGTGGTGTACCACAGCCTGCAGGAGCAGTGGGCCAAGCAGGGCGTGGTGTTTCTCGACACGGATACGGGACTGAAAGAATATCCCGATCTCTACAAAGAGTACTTCAGCAAGCTGGTGCCGCCGGGCGACAACAAGCTGGCCGCGCTGAATACGGCGGTGTGGTCGGGCGGGAGTTTCATCTACGTGCCGAAGGGCGTGCACATGACGATTCCGCTGCAAGCCTACTTTCGCATCAACGCCAAGAACATGGGGCAATTCGAACGCACGCTGATTATCGCCGATGAGGGTTCGTTCGTGCACTACGTGGAAGGCTGCACGGCGCCGGTTTACAGTTCGGATTCGCTGCACGCGGCGGTGGTGGAAATCTACGTGAAGAAACACGCGCGGGTGCGATATACGACGATTCAGAATTGGTCGCGTAACGTGTACAATCTGGTGACCAAGCGGACGCTGGCCGAAGAAGACGCGACCATGGAATGGGTGGACTGCAATCTCGGATCGAAGATTACCATGAAATATCCGTCGGTGTACATGGTGGGACGCGGTGCGCGGGCGGATATTTTGTCGGTGGCTTATGCAGGAAACGGACAGCACACCGAAGCGGGAGCGAAGGTGCATCACCGCGCGCCCGACACAACCTCGGTGATCGTATCGAAATCCATTTCGCGGGGCGGCGGACGGACGTCGTATCGCGGACTGGTGGAAGTGACGGAGGATGCGCCGCGCTCGAAATCCAACGTAAGCTGCGATGCGCTCCTGCTCGACGATCACAGCCGCAGTGACACCTATCCCTACATGAACATTCGCCATGACGAAGTGGAGCTGGGGCACGAAGCGACGGTGTCGAAGATCGGCGATGAGCAGGTGTTCTATCTGCAAAGCCGGGGGATTTCCGAAGCCGAAGCGATGACGCTGATCGTGCGGGGATTTATCGAGCCGGTGGTGAAAGAGTTGCCGATGGAATACGCTCTGGAGATGAACCGGCTCATTCAGCTCCAGATGGAGGGTTCGGTTGGCTGA
- a CDS encoding protein-disulfide reductase DsbD N-terminal domain-containing protein, with amino-acid sequence MRLGSGLAAVLLLSFATMLAAQPREENPLTLVVAPTDTVAAVHGDTALAQITLKVTPGYHVNANPAASEYYIPLEVKLDSTEIAYFLAPRYPSGKRHRLEGESEDLLVYDGAVTIDIPLIIGADVKSGTYSIKGRVEFQSCDDRVCFFPEERPLRVTLTVR; translated from the coding sequence GTGAGACTTGGTTCGGGTCTGGCGGCGGTTCTGCTGCTGTCGTTTGCGACAATGCTCGCAGCGCAACCGCGCGAGGAGAATCCGCTGACGCTGGTCGTGGCTCCGACGGATACGGTGGCCGCTGTGCACGGCGATACGGCGCTGGCGCAAATCACTCTGAAGGTGACACCGGGTTATCACGTGAACGCGAATCCCGCTGCAAGTGAGTATTACATTCCCCTGGAAGTGAAACTTGATTCAACGGAGATCGCGTATTTTCTTGCTCCGCGTTATCCGTCCGGAAAAAGGCATCGTCTGGAGGGTGAGAGCGAAGATCTGCTCGTATATGACGGAGCGGTGACGATTGACATACCGTTGATTATCGGCGCAGACGTCAAATCCGGAACGTACTCAATCAAAGGTCGCGTCGAGTTTCAGTCATGCGACGACCGGGTTTGTTTCTTTCCCGAAGAGCGGCCGCTGCGGGTGACGTTGACGGTTCGATAG
- a CDS encoding DUF2892 domain-containing protein: MKANVGTADRIIRIIIAVVIFALGAAFKSWWGLLGLIPLLTAIFGFCGLYSLLGISTCKRATKEEPAK, from the coding sequence ATGAAAGCCAACGTCGGAACAGCGGACAGAATCATTCGCATCATCATCGCGGTGGTGATTTTTGCACTGGGAGCCGCGTTCAAATCGTGGTGGGGACTGCTGGGACTGATCCCTCTGCTCACCGCGATTTTCGGTTTTTGCGGATTGTATTCACTCCTCGGAATTTCCACGTGCAAGCGCGCGACAAAAGAAGAACCTGCAAAGTGA
- the sufC gene encoding Fe-S cluster assembly ATPase SufC, with translation MSRLEIRDLHVAVEGKEILKGLSLIVPVGEVHAIMGPNGSGKSTLASAIMGHPRYEVTGGDILWKGESLLEKEPDERAKTGLFLAFQYPQEIYGVSVNNFLRMALTERFGKTPSFAEFNSQLNSWLELLDITPEFAKRYLNEGFSGGEKKRNEILQMGMLRPEMAVLDETDSGLDIDALKIVGKGFNKLRDPEFGALVITHYQRLLDHIVPDYVHVLVNGRIVKSGDKNLALDLENQGYDWVKEEAAA, from the coding sequence TTGAGTAGACTGGAAATCCGTGATCTCCACGTGGCGGTGGAGGGCAAGGAGATTCTGAAGGGGCTCTCGCTGATCGTTCCGGTGGGAGAGGTCCATGCTATCATGGGGCCCAACGGCAGCGGCAAGTCCACCCTGGCTTCGGCCATTATGGGTCATCCCCGCTACGAGGTCACGGGCGGCGATATCCTGTGGAAAGGCGAGAGCCTGCTGGAGAAGGAACCCGACGAGCGGGCCAAGACGGGCTTGTTTCTGGCGTTTCAATATCCACAGGAGATCTACGGCGTGTCGGTCAACAACTTCTTGCGGATGGCTCTGACCGAGCGATTCGGCAAGACGCCGAGCTTCGCCGAGTTCAACTCTCAGCTCAATTCGTGGCTGGAGCTGCTCGACATCACTCCGGAGTTCGCCAAGCGTTACCTGAACGAAGGATTTTCGGGCGGAGAGAAGAAGCGCAACGAGATTCTGCAGATGGGAATGCTGCGGCCGGAGATGGCGGTTTTGGATGAGACCGATTCGGGACTTGATATTGACGCTTTGAAGATCGTCGGCAAGGGATTCAACAAACTGCGGGACCCGGAGTTCGGCGCGCTGGTTATCACCCACTATCAGCGGCTGCTCGATCACATCGTGCCCGACTACGTGCACGTTCTCGTGAATGGGCGGATCGTCAAGAGCGGCGACAAGAATCTGGCGCTCGATCTGGAGAATCAGGGCTACGATTGGGTGAAGGAAGAGGCGGCGGCCTGA
- a CDS encoding Rrf2 family transcriptional regulator, which produces MLVSLQADYALRVLVDVATYQARGRAVVTREIADRQRVPRVFLTKIVAQLASHGMLRTQRGKGGGVTLGKKPEDIVLLDVIETFEGSLQFNQCAHDANCCSLAQGCSIRAFWRHAEVHLKDFFRARTLSDLLELMTHPLAYGELPDSLEQPKEMRSVSVGNSGAQ; this is translated from the coding sequence ATGCTGGTTTCGCTTCAGGCTGATTATGCGCTCCGAGTTCTGGTGGATGTGGCAACCTATCAGGCTCGCGGGCGGGCAGTGGTGACTCGCGAAATTGCCGACCGACAACGGGTTCCGCGGGTTTTTCTGACGAAGATCGTGGCTCAACTGGCCAGCCACGGAATGCTGCGTACCCAGCGCGGCAAAGGCGGCGGCGTGACTCTGGGGAAGAAGCCGGAGGACATCGTTCTGCTCGACGTGATCGAGACGTTTGAGGGCAGCCTCCAGTTCAATCAGTGTGCGCACGACGCGAATTGCTGTTCGCTGGCGCAGGGCTGTTCGATCCGGGCTTTCTGGCGGCACGCGGAAGTCCACCTCAAGGATTTCTTTCGCGCGCGGACGTTGTCGGATCTGTTGGAGCTCATGACGCATCCGTTAGCCTACGGTGAGCTACCCGACTCTCTGGAGCAACCCAAGGAAATGCGGTCGGTCTCGGTTGGTAATTCGGGAGCGCAGTGA